The Peribacillus sp. FSL E2-0218 genome contains a region encoding:
- the secDF gene encoding protein translocase subunit SecDF: MVKRSRIVAFFLIVLLIFAAMGTTSKGILKDIKLGLDLQGGFEVLYEVKPLSGEKITPEVLRATVSSLERRVNVLGVSEPNIQIEGKDRIRVQLAGVKDQNNAREILSTQAKLSFRDYNDKEMMTGADLKEGGAKQTFQDNKPVVEVTLKDVNKFKEITQKISSMPVPTNVLAIWLDFEEGKDSIKDKASQDNMISAPAVSEVFNTKKVYITGQFTVEEAKELADLLDAGALPVDLKEKYSTSVGAQFGAGALNDTIFAGIIGIALIFIFMLVYYRFPGFIAVVTLSVYIFLTLLVFEWMNAVLTLPGIAALVLGVGMAVDANIITYERIRDELKLGRTVKAAYKEGTKNSLSTIMDANLTTLLAAAVLFYYGTSSVKGFATTLIISILMSFITAVYGTRLFMSLWVKSGFLDKRTSWFGVKKKYIHNLNEKINLMSLPTRFDKIDFVKHRKAFYGISIGITIIGIIFLFVFRLNLGIDFTSGTRIEVASKDVLTTQQVETEMGKAGIDVNDIKDVRLAGKENKNAVVRTVGVLDKQEIAVLKDHFKKDYGAEPNVSTVSPTVGKELAKNAIFALAIASLGIILYVSIRFEWRMAVPAVVALVHDAFFIVTIFSLLRLEVDITFIAAVLTIVGYSINDTIVTFDRIRENLRFSRKIKTVEELENIVNISIRQTLTRSINTVLTVLVTVIALMIFGSEAIRNFSIALFIGLICGVYSSLLIASQFWLDLKIRELKKKGPLNTAKEKKKSLEGQV, translated from the coding sequence ATGGTAAAAAGAAGCAGGATCGTTGCGTTTTTTCTGATCGTTCTTTTGATTTTCGCAGCGATGGGAACGACTTCAAAAGGAATCCTAAAGGATATCAAGCTGGGACTTGATCTTCAAGGCGGTTTTGAAGTGTTATATGAAGTGAAGCCGCTGTCTGGGGAAAAGATCACCCCGGAGGTTTTACGGGCTACAGTAAGCTCACTTGAGCGTCGTGTCAATGTTTTGGGTGTTAGTGAACCTAATATTCAAATCGAAGGGAAAGACCGGATCAGGGTTCAATTGGCCGGGGTTAAAGACCAAAATAACGCTCGTGAAATCCTTTCGACACAAGCTAAATTATCCTTTCGGGATTATAACGATAAGGAAATGATGACCGGTGCGGACCTGAAGGAAGGCGGCGCGAAACAAACGTTCCAAGATAATAAACCGGTCGTAGAAGTCACATTGAAAGATGTGAACAAGTTTAAAGAAATCACGCAAAAAATTTCATCGATGCCAGTACCTACGAATGTTCTTGCCATCTGGCTGGATTTCGAGGAAGGCAAAGATTCCATCAAGGATAAAGCTTCACAAGACAATATGATATCCGCTCCTGCTGTCAGTGAAGTTTTCAATACGAAAAAGGTATACATTACAGGGCAATTCACGGTTGAAGAGGCGAAAGAGCTTGCAGACCTCCTTGATGCCGGTGCACTGCCTGTCGACTTGAAGGAAAAATACTCCACGTCTGTCGGAGCCCAATTTGGTGCAGGCGCACTGAACGATACGATTTTTGCCGGCATCATCGGGATTGCACTCATTTTCATCTTCATGCTCGTTTATTACCGCTTCCCGGGATTCATTGCCGTCGTCACACTGAGCGTCTATATCTTCCTGACGCTGCTGGTCTTCGAGTGGATGAACGCAGTCCTTACTCTTCCAGGTATAGCGGCATTGGTGCTCGGGGTCGGGATGGCCGTCGATGCCAATATCATAACCTATGAGCGGATCAGGGATGAACTGAAGCTTGGCCGTACTGTAAAAGCGGCTTATAAAGAAGGTACGAAAAACTCGCTTAGCACGATCATGGATGCGAACTTGACGACCTTGCTTGCTGCAGCCGTCCTGTTCTATTACGGGACAAGCTCGGTTAAAGGGTTTGCGACGACCTTGATCATCTCGATTTTAATGAGCTTCATCACTGCCGTTTATGGTACGCGTCTATTCATGAGCCTGTGGGTGAAAAGCGGGTTCCTCGACAAACGCACATCATGGTTTGGCGTGAAGAAGAAATATATTCATAACCTAAACGAGAAGATCAATTTAATGTCATTGCCGACACGCTTCGATAAAATCGACTTCGTCAAGCATCGGAAGGCTTTTTATGGCATTTCGATCGGGATTACGATTATCGGGATCATCTTCCTGTTCGTTTTTCGCTTGAATCTGGGAATCGACTTCACAAGCGGAACCCGCATTGAAGTTGCATCTAAGGATGTCCTGACGACTCAACAGGTCGAAACGGAAATGGGCAAGGCCGGCATTGATGTCAATGATATCAAGGATGTCAGACTTGCTGGAAAAGAAAACAAAAATGCTGTCGTCCGGACGGTTGGTGTTCTTGATAAGCAGGAAATCGCTGTTTTGAAGGATCATTTCAAGAAGGATTACGGGGCAGAGCCGAATGTGAGCACCGTATCACCGACGGTAGGGAAAGAGCTTGCGAAAAATGCCATCTTTGCCTTGGCGATCGCCTCACTCGGTATCATCTTGTATGTATCGATACGGTTTGAATGGCGAATGGCTGTACCGGCCGTCGTCGCACTCGTTCATGATGCGTTCTTCATCGTTACGATTTTTAGCTTGCTTCGCCTTGAGGTGGATATCACCTTCATTGCTGCGGTTCTGACAATCGTCGGTTATTCCATCAATGATACGATCGTTACGTTTGACCGGATTCGGGAAAACCTACGTTTCAGCCGTAAAATCAAAACCGTCGAAGAGCTTGAGAATATCGTGAACATCAGTATCAGGCAAACGCTGACGAGATCGATCAATACAGTGCTGACGGTACTCGTTACGGTTATCGCCTTGATGATTTTCGGCAGTGAAGCCATCAGGAACTTTTCGATTGCCCTGTTCATCGGGCTGATATGCGGTGTGTATTCATCGCTATTGATCGCTTCCCAATTCTGGCTTGATCTAAAAATCAGGGAATTGAAGAAGAAAGGTCCGCTAAATACGGCAAAAGAAAAGAAAAAAAGCCTTGAAGGGCAAGTTTAA
- a CDS encoding post-transcriptional regulator, protein MAKMNHPYESYYVKVRPFLKSKREEFQMVGLNAVTEEDIWGTLTKNKWKRPQENIHLHELVADIVTFSSNQFMNFQMVEAYKSPNLFEPLSEEELKELLKQ, encoded by the coding sequence ATGGCGAAAATGAATCATCCCTATGAAAGCTATTATGTAAAGGTACGTCCATTCTTGAAGAGCAAGCGCGAGGAATTTCAAATGGTTGGATTGAATGCCGTTACAGAGGAGGATATCTGGGGAACCTTAACGAAAAACAAATGGAAGCGCCCGCAGGAAAACATTCATCTTCACGAGCTTGTCGCCGATATCGTGACATTTTCGAGCAACCAGTTCATGAACTTCCAAATGGTCGAAGCATATAAATCACCAAACTTATTTGAGCCGCTATCCGAGGAGGAATTGAAAGAACTTTTAAAGCAATGA
- the queA gene encoding tRNA preQ1(34) S-adenosylmethionine ribosyltransferase-isomerase QueA, producing MKLDMFDFHLPEELIAQVPLEDREASRLMVLDKESGKIEHDVFSHITEYIKPGDCLVLNDTRVLPARLYGSKEETGAKVEVLLLKQEHDDVWETLVKPAKRIKEGSTIVFGDGKLSAVCTGVLEHGGRILEFQYEGIFYEILDKLGEMPLPPYIKEQLDDQDRYQTVYARERGSAAAPTAGLHFTEQLLEKLKAMGVHIAFITLHVGLGTFRPVSVDDIDSHEMHSEFYQMTEGTARLLNEVKGNGGRIITVGTTSTRTLETIASGNDGVFKEVSGWTSIFIYPGYEFKGIDAMITNFHLPKSTLIMLISALAGREHVLHAYETAVEEKYRFFSFGDAMLIK from the coding sequence ATGTTTGATTTTCATTTACCGGAGGAACTGATTGCCCAAGTTCCTTTGGAAGATAGGGAAGCTAGTCGGTTGATGGTGCTGGACAAGGAATCGGGCAAGATCGAGCATGATGTCTTCAGCCATATCACTGAATATATCAAACCGGGAGATTGCCTTGTGTTGAATGATACGAGGGTGCTGCCGGCACGACTATATGGAAGCAAGGAAGAAACGGGTGCAAAGGTTGAAGTTTTACTGCTCAAGCAAGAGCATGATGATGTTTGGGAAACCCTTGTAAAGCCCGCCAAGCGTATAAAAGAAGGTTCGACAATCGTCTTTGGTGATGGTAAGCTAAGTGCCGTCTGTACAGGCGTACTTGAGCATGGAGGCCGTATCCTGGAGTTTCAATATGAAGGTATTTTTTATGAAATACTGGATAAGCTCGGGGAAATGCCGCTGCCTCCGTATATTAAGGAGCAGCTTGACGACCAGGATCGATATCAAACGGTCTACGCGCGTGAACGTGGATCGGCAGCCGCCCCGACGGCCGGGCTGCACTTTACCGAGCAGTTGCTCGAGAAGCTGAAAGCGATGGGTGTTCATATCGCCTTCATCACGCTTCATGTCGGGCTTGGCACGTTCCGTCCCGTCAGTGTGGACGATATCGACAGCCATGAAATGCATTCCGAATTTTATCAAATGACGGAAGGCACGGCGCGTTTGCTTAATGAAGTGAAAGGAAACGGTGGGAGAATCATTACGGTCGGTACAACGTCCACAAGGACATTGGAGACGATCGCGTCCGGTAATGATGGGGTCTTCAAGGAGGTTAGTGGCTGGACGAGCATCTTCATTTACCCTGGTTATGAGTTTAAGGGGATCGATGCGATGATTACGAACTTCCATTTACCGAAATCGACTTTAATCATGCTTATTTCTGCATTAGCTGGCAGGGAGCATGTCCTTCATGCCTATGAAACGGCAGTGGAAGAAAAATACAGGTTCTTTAGTTTTGGAGATGCAATGTTAATTAAGTAA
- the recJ gene encoding single-stranded-DNA-specific exonuclease RecJ gives MLKPKTRWNLRTADENKVAILAEELHITPLVAALLVNRGLDTIDSARSFLFVKNQTFHDPFLLKDMDKAVYRIREAIQNGEKIRIFGDYDADGVTSTTVMLTTLMRMGADVDFYIPNRFTEGYGPNPMAFRLAAEQGVKVLITVDTGISAVAEADLAGELGMDYILTDHHEPGPVLPKALAIIHPKLEEGSYPFKDLAGVGVAFKLAHALLGELPEDLLEIAAIGTIADLVPLKGENRLIAAKGIEQLRLTGRPGLVALMKVANVQQEALNEESIGFAMAPRINAVGRLGDADPAVDLLMAANLAEAMELANEINDINKERQAMVATMAEEAIKEVEENFPLESNGVLIIGREGWNAGVVGIVASKLVERFYRPTIVLSYDREKGLAKGSARSIAGFDLFESLSSCRELLPHFGGHPMAAGMTLKMDDVQELRDRMNVIAKEQLTEEDFTPITDLDGATALADVSIQTIQEMSLLAPFGVTNPKPRILIDSVQLSSVRKIGANQNHLKVQLEDGDNHKLDGVGFGLGHFVDEIAPHAEVSVIGELSINEWNNMKKPQIFVQDISVDHWQLFDYRGKGQAEKWLADIPAQNRKIVMFSEDIYARYPFLQNHPDLVHIKNGEDADELDCFEAHVVFMDMPPLRDVLKRVIANKKPSRIYAHFSHDQDHFLSTMPTRDHFKWFYAFLAKKGPLDVKRYGDDLAKYRGWSRDTVDFISKVFFELDFVTIENGLIMLTTNAKKRDLSESESFIRKKEQFELEQELVYSSYQQLFDWFNLYLVHEATDLEEETKQWI, from the coding sequence ATGTTAAAGCCAAAAACGCGGTGGAACTTGCGAACTGCCGATGAAAACAAAGTTGCTATACTAGCGGAAGAGCTTCATATCACACCTTTGGTTGCAGCCCTGCTTGTGAATCGAGGCCTGGATACGATCGATAGTGCCCGATCCTTTTTATTTGTAAAAAATCAAACTTTCCATGACCCATTTTTATTGAAAGATATGGATAAAGCCGTATATAGAATAAGAGAAGCGATTCAAAACGGAGAAAAAATAAGGATATTCGGTGATTATGATGCGGATGGAGTGACATCGACCACCGTGATGTTGACGACGCTGATGCGGATGGGAGCCGATGTGGACTTTTATATTCCGAACCGGTTTACGGAGGGCTATGGCCCGAATCCAATGGCGTTCCGCCTGGCGGCTGAGCAAGGAGTGAAGGTATTGATCACCGTCGATACCGGAATTTCGGCAGTCGCCGAAGCGGACCTTGCCGGCGAGCTTGGCATGGACTATATCCTGACCGATCATCATGAACCGGGACCTGTACTGCCCAAGGCATTGGCCATCATCCATCCTAAACTGGAAGAGGGTTCCTATCCTTTTAAAGACCTTGCCGGAGTGGGCGTCGCCTTTAAGCTGGCGCACGCTTTGCTTGGAGAACTGCCTGAGGATTTGCTTGAAATAGCGGCAATCGGTACCATTGCCGATTTAGTGCCTTTAAAAGGGGAGAACCGCCTCATCGCAGCAAAAGGAATTGAGCAGCTGCGTTTGACTGGCCGACCGGGGCTTGTTGCCTTAATGAAAGTGGCGAATGTCCAACAGGAAGCCTTGAATGAGGAATCGATCGGCTTTGCCATGGCTCCTAGGATCAATGCAGTCGGACGGCTTGGCGATGCCGACCCGGCTGTCGATCTATTGATGGCGGCAAACCTTGCGGAAGCGATGGAGCTTGCCAATGAAATCAATGATATCAATAAAGAACGGCAAGCCATGGTCGCTACGATGGCGGAAGAAGCGATCAAGGAAGTCGAGGAAAACTTCCCGCTGGAGTCCAATGGTGTGCTCATCATCGGAAGAGAAGGCTGGAATGCAGGAGTGGTGGGGATCGTCGCCTCCAAACTTGTTGAACGCTTTTACCGTCCCACGATAGTTTTGAGCTATGACCGGGAAAAGGGATTGGCCAAAGGTTCAGCACGGAGCATCGCCGGATTCGATCTTTTCGAAAGCCTTTCATCCTGCCGGGAATTGCTGCCCCATTTTGGCGGACATCCGATGGCAGCCGGAATGACGTTGAAAATGGACGATGTTCAGGAGCTTAGGGACCGCATGAACGTGATCGCGAAGGAACAGCTAACGGAGGAGGACTTCACGCCCATTACTGACCTGGATGGAGCGACGGCCTTGGCAGACGTTTCAATTCAAACGATCCAGGAGATGAGCTTGCTTGCGCCATTTGGGGTGACGAATCCGAAGCCGAGGATTTTGATAGATTCCGTACAGCTTTCAAGCGTCCGCAAAATTGGCGCGAACCAAAATCATTTGAAAGTTCAGCTTGAAGATGGGGACAATCACAAACTGGATGGCGTAGGGTTCGGGCTCGGCCATTTTGTCGATGAAATAGCGCCGCACGCCGAGGTTTCGGTAATTGGGGAGCTATCCATCAATGAATGGAATAATATGAAGAAGCCGCAGATCTTCGTCCAGGATATCTCGGTGGACCATTGGCAGTTATTTGATTATCGCGGGAAGGGGCAGGCGGAAAAATGGCTGGCGGACATTCCCGCTCAAAACCGGAAAATCGTCATGTTCTCGGAGGATATTTATGCGAGGTATCCCTTTTTACAAAATCATCCCGATCTCGTTCATATCAAGAACGGGGAGGATGCCGATGAACTCGATTGCTTCGAGGCGCATGTGGTATTCATGGACATGCCGCCGTTAAGGGATGTACTGAAACGGGTGATAGCCAATAAGAAGCCATCGCGTATTTATGCCCACTTCTCCCATGATCAGGACCATTTCTTAAGTACGATGCCGACAAGGGATCATTTTAAATGGTTTTATGCCTTCCTGGCTAAAAAGGGGCCGCTCGATGTGAAACGGTATGGTGATGACCTGGCGAAATATCGCGGATGGTCCAGAGATACGGTCGATTTCATTTCAAAGGTGTTTTTTGAGCTGGATTTTGTTACAATAGAGAATGGGTTAATTATGCTCACAACCAATGCGAAAAAACGCGATCTCAGTGAATCTGAATCGTTCATAAGAAAGAAAGAGCAATTTGAGCTTGAACAAGAGCTTGTTTATTCTTCCTATCAGCAATTATTCGATTGGTTCAATCTTTATTTAGTTCATGAGGCAACAGACCTTGAGGAGGAAACAAAGCAATGGATTTAA
- the tgt gene encoding tRNA guanosine(34) transglycosylase Tgt, translated as MTAIRYELIKTCKQTGARLGRVHTPHGSFETPAFMPVGTLATVKTMSPEDLKQMGAGIILSNTYHLWLRPGHEIIKEAGGLHKFMNWDRAILTDSGGFQVFSLSEFRKIEEEGVHFRNHLNGDKLFLSPEKAMEIQNALGSDIMMAFDECPPFPATEEYMKKSVERTSRWAERCLNAHERPNDQGLFGIVQGGEFENLRKQSAKDLVSLDFPGYAIGGLSVGEPKDIMNRVLEFTSPLLPTNKPRYLMGVGSPDSLIDGAIRGVDMFDCVLPTRIARNGTLMTSNGRLVVKNAKYARDFGPIDENCDCHVCKNYSRAYIRHLIKCEETFGIRLTTYHNLHFLLNLMEQVRQAIREDRLGDFREEFFEQYGFNKPNARNF; from the coding sequence TTGACAGCAATACGATATGAGTTAATCAAAACATGTAAACAGACAGGGGCACGGCTGGGCCGGGTCCATACGCCGCATGGTTCATTTGAAACGCCGGCGTTCATGCCGGTAGGGACGCTTGCTACTGTCAAAACGATGTCCCCGGAAGATCTGAAACAGATGGGGGCAGGCATCATCCTCAGCAATACGTACCATCTATGGCTGCGTCCTGGGCATGAGATCATCAAGGAAGCCGGTGGATTGCATAAGTTCATGAACTGGGATCGGGCGATTTTGACGGATTCCGGTGGCTTCCAAGTCTTCAGTTTGAGCGAGTTCCGCAAAATTGAGGAAGAGGGCGTACATTTCAGGAACCATCTCAATGGCGATAAACTATTTTTATCTCCTGAAAAAGCGATGGAAATCCAAAATGCACTTGGCTCCGATATCATGATGGCATTTGATGAATGTCCGCCATTCCCGGCAACCGAGGAGTATATGAAGAAGTCGGTGGAACGGACATCACGCTGGGCTGAACGCTGCTTGAATGCCCATGAGCGTCCGAACGATCAAGGGCTGTTCGGGATCGTTCAAGGCGGGGAGTTCGAAAACCTTCGTAAACAAAGTGCAAAAGACCTTGTTTCACTCGATTTTCCGGGTTATGCTATTGGAGGGCTATCCGTCGGGGAACCGAAGGATATCATGAACCGCGTACTGGAGTTTACAAGTCCGTTGCTGCCAACCAATAAACCGCGTTACCTGATGGGCGTAGGCTCGCCGGATTCCTTGATCGATGGGGCCATCCGCGGTGTCGACATGTTTGACTGTGTATTGCCGACGCGAATCGCGCGTAACGGTACACTGATGACAAGCAATGGCCGCCTAGTCGTGAAAAATGCAAAGTATGCACGCGACTTTGGACCTATCGACGAAAATTGCGATTGTCATGTCTGCAAGAATTATAGCCGGGCATATATCCGCCATTTGATTAAATGTGAAGAAACTTTTGGGATTCGTCTTACGACTTATCATAACCTGCATTTTCTGTTAAACTTGATGGAACAGGTCAGACAAGCCATTCGAGAAGATCGTCTTGGAGACTTTAGGGAAGAGTTTTTCGAGCAGTATGGTTTCAATAAACCGAATGCGAGAAACTTCTAA
- a CDS encoding TIGR04086 family membrane protein — MSVAVIYGVGSIFAIAMIASLIVSILLRFTSLTESSLTYVVMIVSFLSLFIGGFISGGKGKKQGLFLGGSTGLLYLLIVFLFQYLGHDALFTIKQWIYYGCFVITAMMGGVLGVNMSSDSRTH; from the coding sequence ATGAGTGTCGCCGTAATTTATGGCGTAGGCTCCATCTTTGCCATAGCGATGATTGCAAGTTTGATCGTTTCCATCCTTCTTCGTTTCACTTCATTGACGGAATCATCCCTGACATACGTGGTCATGATCGTTTCCTTTTTATCGCTGTTCATTGGTGGATTCATTTCAGGAGGCAAAGGGAAAAAGCAAGGTCTATTCTTAGGCGGCAGCACCGGCTTGCTCTATCTGTTGATCGTGTTCCTTTTTCAATACTTGGGTCATGACGCACTCTTCACCATCAAGCAATGGATCTATTATGGCTGTTTCGTCATCACGGCCATGATGGGCGGCGTGCTTGGGGTCAATATGAGCTCCGACTCACGCACCCATTAA
- the yajC gene encoding preprotein translocase subunit YajC, whose translation MAITQILPLILMFVLFYFLLIRPQQKRQKATQSMQSSLKKGDKVATIGGMHGTIDAIDELQIVIKSPDGTKLTFDRAAIREITESAPNKEVSI comes from the coding sequence ATGGCAATAACTCAAATACTTCCATTAATTTTAATGTTCGTATTGTTCTATTTCTTATTGATCCGTCCGCAGCAAAAACGCCAAAAGGCTACACAAAGCATGCAAAGCAGCTTGAAAAAAGGTGATAAGGTTGCAACGATCGGCGGCATGCACGGAACAATCGATGCAATCGATGAATTGCAAATCGTCATAAAGTCACCAGATGGTACTAAATTGACATTCGACCGTGCTGCAATCCGTGAAATTACGGAAAGTGCACCAAATAAAGAAGTATCGATTTAA
- the spoVB gene encoding stage V sporulation protein B produces the protein MSKFLKGTLILLIASLITRVLGFINRIVIARFIGEEGVGLYMMALPTLFLVVNITQLGLPIAISKFVAEANARGDERKIKKILVVSLACTFALSMIFTPAMLLFAPVLSEYLFTDPRTVWPLMAIAPIVPIIAISSVLRGYFQGKQNMKPFAFSQVIEQVARITFIAVLTKAFLPYGIEYAAAGAMFASIIGELVSLIYLLTSFKLKKHFKFRKNFFKNVKSGKGTFTELMGIALPSTGSRMIGSLSWFFEPIVVAQSLALAGVTAAAATSQYGELTGYALPLLMLPSFITSSLATALVPAVSEARTTGNFLLVEHRLQQALKITFITGCLAVVILFIFAEPILQVMYGSSHAAVFIKFLAPFFILFYFQFPLQSMLQALDLAKAAMFNSLAGNILKIGVIWLLASKESFGIMGAAVGIAVGSMLVTFLHFSTVLKVVPFTLHFRSYISALILALISGWGGYYLYQAPLSAQPLVPRLLLSVTVVILLFTFFLLMTGSIKKADLIRIPKVGGFLSKFAWK, from the coding sequence ATGTCTAAATTTTTAAAAGGGACGCTGATATTATTAATCGCAAGCCTGATTACAAGAGTTCTTGGGTTCATTAACCGCATTGTCATCGCCCGCTTCATCGGCGAAGAAGGCGTTGGTTTATATATGATGGCTTTACCGACCCTCTTTCTCGTCGTGAACATTACCCAATTGGGGCTGCCGATCGCCATTTCCAAGTTTGTGGCCGAAGCCAATGCCCGGGGTGACGAACGGAAAATCAAAAAGATCCTCGTCGTCTCTTTGGCCTGCACCTTTGCTCTATCGATGATTTTCACTCCTGCGATGCTGTTGTTCGCACCCGTTCTCTCAGAATACTTATTCACTGATCCACGAACGGTCTGGCCCCTGATGGCGATAGCGCCAATCGTACCGATCATCGCGATATCATCGGTACTGCGCGGGTATTTCCAAGGCAAGCAAAATATGAAGCCCTTCGCTTTCTCGCAAGTGATCGAACAGGTGGCGCGCATCACCTTCATCGCCGTCCTGACGAAGGCCTTTTTGCCCTATGGGATTGAATATGCGGCAGCCGGAGCGATGTTCGCCTCGATAATCGGTGAGCTCGTCTCCCTCATTTACCTTTTGACTAGCTTCAAGCTAAAGAAGCATTTTAAGTTCAGGAAGAATTTTTTCAAAAATGTGAAGTCTGGTAAGGGGACGTTCACGGAATTGATGGGGATTGCGCTTCCTTCCACCGGAAGCAGGATGATCGGCTCGCTTTCATGGTTTTTCGAGCCGATTGTGGTGGCGCAGAGCTTGGCCCTTGCCGGTGTCACCGCAGCCGCAGCCACGAGCCAATACGGTGAACTGACAGGATATGCGCTGCCACTGCTCATGCTGCCTTCGTTCATTACATCATCATTGGCGACTGCCCTTGTACCGGCAGTCAGTGAGGCACGGACGACCGGGAACTTCCTGCTCGTTGAACACAGGCTGCAGCAGGCCCTGAAAATCACATTTATCACAGGCTGCTTAGCCGTCGTCATTTTGTTCATCTTTGCCGAACCGATCCTGCAAGTCATGTACGGCTCTTCACATGCCGCCGTTTTCATTAAATTCCTGGCACCTTTCTTCATTCTCTTTTACTTCCAGTTCCCGCTGCAGTCCATGCTTCAAGCATTGGACCTTGCAAAAGCGGCCATGTTCAACAGCCTGGCGGGTAACATTCTCAAAATCGGTGTGATCTGGCTCCTCGCATCAAAGGAAAGCTTCGGGATCATGGGGGCCGCAGTAGGTATAGCTGTCGGTTCGATGCTCGTCACCTTCCTGCATTTTTCCACCGTGCTGAAGGTCGTACCCTTCACGTTGCATTTCCGGAGCTATATATCTGCTTTAATTCTTGCTTTAATCTCTGGCTGGGGCGGCTATTATCTGTATCAAGCCCCGCTCTCGGCACAGCCCCTCGTACCAAGGCTGCTGCTGTCCGTAACGGTCGTGATCCTGCTTTTCACCTTTTTCCTGCTCATGACCGGCAGCATAAAAAAAGCGGATTTGATCCGGATTCCTAAGGTAGGCGGCTTTTTATCGAAGTTCGCCTGGAAATAA
- a CDS encoding DUF421 domain-containing protein, which produces MDTYLAIIFRTTVIYLVILFLFRMMGKREVGELSILDLVVSIMIGDIAVLSFEDLDKPFFQQITPMFVLAFIQIILAFISLKSIRFRNIVDGTPQIIINQGKIDEKAMRKQRYNFDDLLTQLREQGINDLNEVQFAILESSGKLSVIKNTQGKRTKTKETPYPLIIDGKIQENNLYKIGKNQFWLRHQLKKHGESKIQEISICGYIDGQFYIDKNETKK; this is translated from the coding sequence GTGGATACCTATCTGGCTATTATTTTTAGAACGACGGTGATCTATCTAGTCATCTTATTCCTTTTCCGGATGATGGGTAAGCGGGAAGTCGGGGAGCTGAGCATTCTTGATTTAGTGGTATCCATCATGATAGGGGACATAGCAGTCCTATCCTTTGAAGATTTGGATAAACCATTTTTTCAGCAAATCACCCCGATGTTCGTTCTCGCTTTCATCCAGATCATATTGGCGTTCATATCATTGAAAAGCATCAGGTTTCGGAACATCGTCGACGGTACACCTCAGATTATCATCAATCAAGGGAAAATAGATGAAAAGGCGATGCGTAAGCAACGATATAATTTCGATGATTTATTGACCCAGCTGCGAGAACAAGGAATCAATGATCTGAATGAAGTGCAATTTGCCATTCTCGAATCGTCGGGAAAACTTTCGGTCATTAAAAACACCCAAGGCAAAAGGACGAAAACGAAGGAAACGCCATATCCCCTTATCATTGATGGGAAGATACAGGAAAATAATCTTTATAAAATTGGAAAAAATCAATTTTGGCTTCGACACCAGCTGAAAAAACATGGTGAATCGAAAATCCAGGAGATTTCGATTTGTGGGTACATAGATGGCCAATTTTACATCGATAAAAATGAAACGAAGAAATGA
- a CDS encoding adenine phosphoribosyltransferase: protein MDLKQYVTIVQDWPKPGVIFKDITTLMDNGAAYKYATDQIVEYARDKQIDLVVGPEARGFIIGCPVAYSLEVGFAPVRKEGKLPRETIKVEYGLEYGTDVLTIHKDAIKPGQRVLITDDLLATGGTIEATIKLVEELGGIVAGIAFLIELTDLDGKDKLDGYDVLTLMSF, encoded by the coding sequence ATGGATTTAAAGCAATATGTAACAATTGTACAAGACTGGCCAAAACCGGGTGTTATCTTCAAAGATATTACGACATTAATGGATAACGGCGCCGCTTATAAATACGCAACAGATCAAATTGTCGAATATGCACGCGATAAGCAAATTGATTTAGTGGTGGGACCGGAAGCACGCGGATTCATCATCGGGTGTCCAGTCGCTTACTCATTGGAAGTGGGATTTGCACCAGTGAGGAAAGAAGGAAAGCTTCCACGTGAAACGATCAAAGTGGAATACGGCCTCGAGTATGGAACGGATGTATTGACGATCCATAAAGATGCGATCAAACCGGGACAACGTGTTTTGATCACCGACGATTTACTTGCCACGGGCGGTACAATCGAGGCGACGATCAAATTGGTCGAGGAGCTTGGCGGAATTGTAGCCGGGATTGCATTCCTTATCGAATTGACTGATTTGGACGGTAAAGATAAATTAGATGGCTATGATGTTTTGACATTGATGAGCTTTTAA